In Rhodanobacter humi, the genomic stretch GCGAACGTGATTTTGTCGTCGTTCATGCCTTACCTGTTTGAGGCATAACGCTTGAGTCGAGCGGCGGCGAGGCCGCCCGTCTTGAACAAGTTGTTGGACGGCACCTGCGAAATTGCGAGCGTCGAATGCGGGAAGCGGCAAGTGCTCAATCCAGGAATTCCCATGTATCTGCCCCGTCGAACCGACTGACGACGATCGACTCCAGGAGCCCGGGTTCAAAGTTCCGCAGGTTCACTCCATGACGAGCGCCGGGCGCGGGTTCAAGCGGCTCCCAGTGAGTGACGATCCCGCAGGTCTTGCACCGAACGTTCTTCAGGGTCCGATCACCCCAAATGTAGCTTTCCGTGTTTTCGGGGTGGCCTTGGATGAGGACTGCGCCAAGTTCGTAGTAGGCCCATATCCCTCCCGTGCGCCGGCATAACGAGCAGTTGCAACTCGTCGCCGTTTCGGGCGCCGCCGGCAGAGTCAGGCGGACCGAGCCGCAGTGACATGAACCGTGCAGCGGTATTGGAGGCTGTTCGGGGTTCACAGGAATGCACCGTTGGTTGTTGTGCCGCCTGGCGCCCGAGTTTAGCGGTGCGCGCAGCACTTCGATTTTGCCCTGCGGGCAAGCCCCCGGTCGGGGAAGGATCCTGCCCGGTCAGATGCAGGCGGGTGACGCCGCCGATGCGGCGCGACATCGGTTTCGAGCGGCACCGCGTGGCGGCGCGGCGCGACACCCGCGGATGCACCGAGTGGCACAGAGTTGCCGCGTCCGTATTTGGGCCATCGCGGCACGGAGCGCGCCGTGCCTGGTCCGAGAAAACCCGCACTTTACTGCGATGCCGCAGGTTCAATTGCGCGCAGGAGTGACTTGGCGGCGATGGATCAGACCATCTCTGGTCGAAGGAATGGGCTTTTTACACGGCATATTGACATGGGACGTCTAGGCGGCTATGCAGATGTGAGCGGCGGCGACGGGAGAATGCGGTGATCCTCCAGAATGTCGTTTGGGCGGTTGCTCTGGTGGGGATGGGGCTCGTCGCATTGGGTTTCATCTACGTCATCATCCAGGCGGGCAAGCCCGCCGACGAGGGTGCGACGCGCAAATCCACACGCACGGCCCACGTACTGCAGGCGTGGCTGTTCGCGGTGCTGTTCGTCGGCTTCATCGCGGGCAGCTGGGCCACCCTGCATCGCTTCCCGATTCCTTCGCAACACGGCGCGCTCGACGCACAACAGGTCGTGGATGTGGTCGGGCGCCAGTGGTCCTGGCAGATCACGCCCTCTACCGTGAAGACCGGCAGCGTCGTGGAATTCCGCGTCACCAGCGCCGACGTCAACCACGGGTTCGCCATCTACGCACCCGATGGCCGCATCGTGGCCCAGACCCAGGCGATGCCGGACTTCACGAACAAGCTGCTGTACACCTTCCGGCAGCCGGGCACGTACACCGTGCAATGTCTCGAATACTGCGGGCTTGCGCACGGACCCATGAAGACCACGATCCAGGCAGTCGCGCCCCAAGGAGACTGACCATGGCTTCACTCACCCTGTATCCGGACGACGAGCGGCTTGCGGGCGGCCAGCGGGTCGCGTTCAACCTGTACATCATCAGCGCACTGGCCCTGTTCGTGCTGATGATGCTGGTGGGCCTGACCATGCGCATGGCCCAGGCGAAGTGGGTGGACGTGCCGCCCAACCTGTTCTACGAATTGCTGTCCATGCA encodes the following:
- a CDS encoding cytochrome oxidase, yielding MILQNVVWAVALVGMGLVALGFIYVIIQAGKPADEGATRKSTRTAHVLQAWLFAVLFVGFIAGSWATLHRFPIPSQHGALDAQQVVDVVGRQWSWQITPSTVKTGSVVEFRVTSADVNHGFAIYAPDGRIVAQTQAMPDFTNKLLYTFRQPGTYTVQCLEYCGLAHGPMKTTIQAVAPQGD
- a CDS encoding GFA family protein; amino-acid sequence: MLRAPLNSGARRHNNQRCIPVNPEQPPIPLHGSCHCGSVRLTLPAAPETATSCNCSLCRRTGGIWAYYELGAVLIQGHPENTESYIWGDRTLKNVRCKTCGIVTHWEPLEPAPGARHGVNLRNFEPGLLESIVVSRFDGADTWEFLD